In the genome of Natronomonas salina, the window TGGAGGTTCAGGCGTACTTCCGGACGTCGATCTCCCACATCCCGGCGGAACGCATCGCGCGGCCGACGGCCTTGTGGAAGGAGACGATGTCCTCGAACTCGTCCTCGTCGACGTGCTGGAAGATCTCCTCGACGCTGACGACCCGCTGGTGGTTCAGCCGGACGGGTTCGTCGCCGTAGTCCTCGACGTAGTCCGCCTTCTGCAGGGGGAAGTCCTCCTCCTCGTCGAGCTTCTTCGCGAGGATCGCCTGCCCGTACTTGCGCATCCCCTCGGAACCCTCCTCGCCGTCGGGGTCGTGCGGCCAATCTGTCATACACCAGGCTGGGGCACCCGCCCAAAAAGCGTTTCCGCTCTCGGTCGGCGCGGGGGTTCGCGACGTTTGGACGGTTTTGTCAGAACCTTAAATCCCCGTGCTATCCCGGATATCGGTAGCTGGTGTGTCATGAAGTACCTCAAACTCAGCCTGTCACCGACCGAGCGCGTCATCCACCCCGTCGACGAGTTCGTGGCCGGCCACGACTCCATCTCGCGGGAGGCACTGCTGCACGTCGACTCCCGGGCAGACGGGACGACCGTCCTGCTGTATCGCGTCACCGGCGACGGCGACGCCTTCGCCGAGGCCCTCGAGGACCAGCCGGAGATCCA includes:
- a CDS encoding DUF5785 family protein, translated to MTDWPHDPDGEEGSEGMRKYGQAILAKKLDEEEDFPLQKADYVEDYGDEPVRLNHQRVVSVEEIFQHVDEDEFEDIVSFHKAVGRAMRSAGMWEIDVRKYA